A stretch of Henckelia pumila isolate YLH828 chromosome 4, ASM3356847v2, whole genome shotgun sequence DNA encodes these proteins:
- the LOC140867005 gene encoding protein SKIP34: protein MKEIFMKNYRRQKYVMFEIKTELDQKSKRYVRTAITARGTTERLHRLRMCYGSGRFPSEDDIFEIRPAENQNLAMVDDLMARLAETEARLERARAREAELSHQLDEMKRFVRVMEIIETYLRRRCREQRDQLARLRSYSSVLVSSE from the exons ATGAaagaaatatttatgaaaaattataGGAGACAAAAATATGTGATGTTTGAGATAAAAACAG aatTGGATCAGAAATCGAAGAGGTACGTACGTACAGCTATCACTGCGCGAGGTACAACTGAGAGACTCCATCGGTTGAGGATGTGCTATGGTAGCGGAAGGTTCCCGTCGGAAGACGACATCTTCGAAATTCGTCCGGCGGAAAACCAGAACCTTGCAATGGTGGACGATCTGATGGCCCGGCTTGCGGAGACGGAGGCGCGGCTTGAGAGGGCGAGGGCGAGGGAAGCCGAGCTCAGCCACCAGCTCGACGAGATGAAGAGGTTCGTGCGCGTTATGGAGATCATCGAGACCTACCTCAGGCGCCGATGCAGGGAGCAGCGAGACCAATTGGCTCGGCTCCGCTCTTATTCGTCGGTTTTGGTATCATCGGAGTAA
- the LOC140863408 gene encoding nucleobase-ascorbate transporter 11: MENRGEGRKGEQKGPVMPPKIEPFVPIQGHDPRELKSWAKRTGFVSTFSGETERSMGSRKESNGKKNYENVGFERGLDLEKGVLEKNGSVSPKIEIDPILGRTRNRGIEIEPVSGSGGRRVDDWNSVVRGENETPGNRKAESTLGSTNAARLDEHKENANGPVNVNGHGTNNLVVEQKKDDGNSGQENVTNVYTDGDDPGDAGVWHLQKKMKCGLRDNPGYVPLILYGLQHYLSLAGSLIFIPVIIVPAMGGTDKDTATVISTMLLLSGITTILHTYFGTRLPLVQGSSFVYLAPALVILNSREFRNLSENRFRHIMRELQGAIIVGSIFQCILGFSGLVSLLLRYINPIVVAPTIAAVGLAFFSYGFPQAAACVEISLPEILLVLIFALYLRGISVFGHRFFRIYAVPLSVVIIWAYAFFLTAGGAYNYKGCSPDIPSSNILKDACIKHAYTMKHCRTDVSDAMRTAAWVRIPYPLQWGIPIFRLRTSIIMIVVSLVASVDSIGTYHTASIRVNAEAPTPGVVSRGIGLEGFCSVLAGLWGSGTGSTTLTENVHTVDITKVANRKVVEIGAIFLILFSFIGKVGAILASIPQALAAAVLCFIWALVVALGLSALQYTQATSFRNITIVGVSLFLGLSIPAYFQQYLTETSMILPSYLIPYSAASDGPVHSGSKEFDFAANALLSMNMVVTFLIAFLLDNTVPGSRQERGVYIWSNTENVTTDPSSLSDYDLPSKVSRCFRWAKCLGVQ, encoded by the exons ATGGAAAATAGGGGCGAAGGGAGAAAGGGTGAGCAAAAGGGGCCAGTTATGCCACCCAAGATTGAGCCTTTTGTGCCCATACAAGGTCATGACCCGAGAGAGTTGAAATCTTGGGCTAAAAGGACGGGTTTTGTGTCAACTTTCTCGGGTGAGACTGAGAGAAGTATGGGCAGCAGGAAGGAATCGAATGGCAAGAAAAACTATGAGAATGTTGGTTTTGAACGAGGGCTTGATTTGGAGAAGGGTGTTCTTGAAAAGAATGGATCTGTATCACCCAAAATTGAGATTGATCCTATATTGGGGAGGACTAGGAACAGAGGGATTGAGATTGAACCAGTTTCGGGGAGTGGAGGTCGAAGGGTTGATGATTGGAATTCAGTGGTGAGAGGAGAAAATGAGACTCCGGGGAATAGGAAGGCTGAGTCTACTTTGGGGAGTACTAATGCGGCAAGGCTTGATGAGCATAAGGAGAATGCCAATGGTCCTGTGAATGTAAATGGGCATGGGACAAATAACCTGGTTGTGGAGCAAAAGAAAGATGACGGAAATTCAGGACAAGAAAATGTTACTAATGTGTATACGGATGGGGACGATCCAGGGGACGCAGGCGTATGGCATCTGCAGAAGAAAATGAAATGTGGACTGCGGGATAATCCTGGTTATG TGCCCCTTATTCTCTATGGTTTGCAACACTATTTATCTTTGGCCGGCTCTCTTATTTTCATTCCTGTTATCATTGTACCGGCAATGGGTGGTACTGAT AAGGATACTGCCACAGTAATTTCTACAATGTTGCTACTGTCTGGCATCACAACAATATTGCACACTTATTTTGGTACTCGGCTTCCATTGGTTCAAGGGAGTTCTTTTGTTTATTTGGCTCCTGCATTAGTGATATTGAATTCACGAGAGTTCCGAAATCTCAGTGAAAAT AGATTCAGGCACATTATGAGGGAATTACAAGGAGCTATAATCGTTGGTTCAATATTCCAGTGCATATTGGGTTTCAGTGGATTGGTGTCTCTACTCTTAAG GTATATAAACCCTATTGTGGTTGCGCCTACAATAGCTGCAGTGGGTTTAGCATTCTTTAGCTATGGCTTCCCTCAAGCAGCCGCCTGTGTGGAAATAAGTCTTCCGGAGATCCTATTGGTTCTTATTTTTGCCTTG TACCTTAGAGGAATATCTGTATTCGGCCACAGATTTTTTCGCATATATGCG GTTCCCCTAAGTGTTGTAATTATATGGGCTTATGCATTTTTTTTGACGGCCGGCGGGGCTTACAACTATAAAGGCTGTAGTCCTGATATACCGAGTTCCAATATCCTCAAAGATGCTTGTATTAAGCATGCATATACCATGAAGCACTGTAGGACAGATGTATCTGATGCAATGAGGACTGCTGCATGGGTCAGGATTCCATACCCTCTACAATGGGGTATTCCTATCTTCCGATTACGAACATCGATCATAATGATTGTCGTTTCACTTGTTGCATCAGTTGACTCG ATTGGGACTTATCACACGGCATCCATTCGAGTAAACGCTGAGGCTCCTACACCTGGTGTTGTCAGCAGAGGAATTGGGTTAGAAGGTTTTTGCAGTGTATTGGCTGGCCTTTGGGGCTCAGGGACTGGGTCAACCACCTTAACAGAGAACGTGCATACCGTCGACATTACTAAGGTTGCAAACAGAAAGGTCGTGGAGATTGGAGCAATTTTCTTAATCCTTTTCTCATTTATAG GTAAAGTGGGTGCTATTCTTGCTTCGATACCACAAGCTTTGGCTGCTGCTGTCCTGTGCTTCATATGGGCTCTGGTGGTGGCGTTAGGTCTCTCGGCGCTGCAATATACTCAAGCCACTAGTTTTAGAAACATCACAATTGTTGGTGTCTCCTTGTTCCTTGGTTTATCCATCCCAGCTTATTTTCAACAGTACCTTACGGAAACCAGTATGATTCTGCCCAGTTATCTCATCCCTTATTCAGCAGCTTCTGATGGACCAGTCCACAGCGGTAGTAAAGAA TTCGATTTTGCTGCCAATGCCCTCTTGTCTATGAACATGGTGGTGACATTCTTGATTGCATTTCTACTGGACAACACTGTCCCAGGTAGCCGACAGGAACGAGGAGTCTACATATGGTCGAACACAGAAAATGTAACGACGGATCCATCTTCACTTTCGGATTATGACCTCCCAAGTAAAGTTTCTCGCTGTTTCCGTTGGGCCAAATGTTTAGGTGTTCAGTGA